The DNA sequence TAGTAGCGCCACATGCTCCGGTGCCGCGCGACGACCATGCGGAACGCCTCGGCGCGGCTGCTCCCGCCGATGTGATGGAGCACTCGCGTCCCGGGGTGGTATTGGACGCTCCAGCCGGCCTGCCTCGCCCGCAGGCAGAAATCGACATCCTCGCAGTACATGAAGAAGCGCTCGTCCAACGGGCCGATCTCGTCGAGGAGACGGCGGCGGTGGAGCAGACAGGCGCCGGAGACCCAATCCACCTCTCGCGCGGTGCCATGGTCCCAGTCGCTCAGCAGGTATTCGCGGCTACCGGGGTTCTTCGGAAACCAGCGCGTCAGCAGGGAGTGCCGGTGAAAGAGCGCGGTCCGGTACGACGGGAACGACCGGCAGGAAAGCTGGACGCCGCCGGACGGATCGACAAGCTGCGGGCCGAGGATGCCGACCCTCGGATGCCTCTCGAAGTAGTCGACCAGATCGCCCGCTCCCGCGTCGAGCAGCTCCGCGTCCGGATTCAGCCACAGCACGTAGCGGCCCTCGGTCGCGTCGAGACCGCGGTTGACACCGGCGGCAAACCCGAGATTCACCCGGTTGGCGATCACCGTCACGCGTGGAAACCGCTCGCGAACCAGCCTCGCCGACCCATCAGACGACGCATTGTCCACCACGCAGACCTCATGGTTCACCCCGCGGAGACATGTTTCCACCGACGCGAGGCACCGCTCGATGAACCCCGCCGAGTTGAAGCTGACGATAATGACCGAGAGGTCCATTCAGGGTCACCCAACTACCGTGGCGTAAAGATCCTCGAGCGCCCGGACACACCGCCGGCGGTCAAAGAGCCGCTCCGCGCGCCGCCGGCCGGCGGCGCCCATGGCGGCCCGGCGTACGGGCTCGCGCAGAAGGGCGATCGCGGCCTCCGCGGTCGCTCGGGGATCCCGGGGCGGGACGAGCAGTGTGGTCTCGCCCTGCACGCACAGCTCGAGCGGTCCCCCAGCGGCGGCGGCGACACCGGGCACGCCTGAAGCCATGGCCTCGACATTGGCGAGTCCGTAGGGCTCCGGGTTCGCCGGGCACTGCACCGACACATCCAGCGCCCCGTACACCTCCGGGATGTCGCGGGGGCTGTAGCGCCAGCCGGAAAACAGGACGGCCTGGGCGAGCCCCAGCGTCTCGGCCCGGCGCCGGAGCGACGCCTCATAGCCCTCGTGCCCCGCGATCTCCCCGCCACAGACGAGAAAACGCGCCTCCGGCACGGCACGGCGCACCAGGCTCGCAGCCTCGAGGAAAACATCGACGCCCTTGACAGGATCCAGGCGTGTGACGATCCCAAGAAGGGGCACGGTATCACCGAGGCCGAGCTCCCGGCGGATGCGGTTGTCGGCCCGCTGCCGCGGATGAAACGAATCCAGGTCCACGCCATCGTAGAGCTTGATCATGTGGCTCGGGGCGCGGCCGTCGCGCCCACGAAACATCTCCCCGACCGCGTCACTCACGACGACGAAGCGCGTGGAGAATCGCCGGACCAGCCTCACCTCGAGCCATCGGACGGCGCGGGACTGCACGACGATCTCGCGGACATGCCATATGTGAGGGCGACCGGCCCAGCGCGCCGCGAGGAAGCCGTACAAATTGTGAATGGAATTGGTGTGAACCAGGGCGATGCCCTCGCGCCGGATGAGCCTGGAGATGGCGAGCGCGCCCGGCACGTAGCCGGCGACGTAGCGCCCCAGATACGCGATGCCCTGCTGCCGAGTGAGCTTCCGCATGGCCGGCAGGAGATGTACGCCACAGCCGGCCTTCCGGAACGACTCGACCAGGGGCCCGTCGTGCGGCAGCACGACGTGCGGCTCGACCCTGGTGCGGTCCAGCGCTTCGACCGTCCGCAAGAGAGTCACGTCGGAGCCCCCGATCTCGGAGGTGGACTGGAGGTAGAGGACGGGGATCATCGCATTCCCCGGCCTGCGGCGGGCGCCGGCCGCTCACGCCGCCTCTCGACAAGCGCGCTCTCGTAGACCTCCTCGTACTCTCGGGCGATCCGCTCCCAGGCATAGATCCCGGCCCGCTCGAGCCCGCGCCGGCTGAGCACCTCTCGGCGCGCCGGATCATTCAGGACGGCGCAGAGCGCGGGACCCAATTCGTGGTCTTCGGCGATGACCCCGTACCGGCCGTGGCCGAGCACCTCCAGCGCCCCGGCGTTCGGGGTCGCGACAACCGGGGTGCCTGCAGCCAGAGCCTCCACATAGGGCCGTCCGAACCCTTCATAAGAGCTGGGAAGGCAGAACACCCAGGCCTGTCGATAGAGTCGCGCGAGCGCATCCTCGTCGACGGCCCCGTGCCACCGGATCCCGTCCCCCTCGACGCGCTCGGGGCACACCAGCCACAGCTCCGCCCCGGGTACGGCCGGCCGAACGGTGGCTCGGAACGCCTTGACGAGCAGCACGCCGCGTTTTCGGGTGGACAGCTCGCCCACGAACAGGATCGCCGGGTTCGCGGCACGGCTGTCCCCCCGGGGCGCGAAGCGCCGCAGATCCACTCCGTTCGGAACCACCCGGTGCACGCGGGGGTGGTGGCGCCGCGTGTCGGCGGAGACCGCCACGACGACGTCGGCGCGCGCCGCGGCGACGCGCTCCCACGCGTAGAAGTACAGATGCATCAGAAAGCGCGTGGCGGACCCGCGCTTC is a window from the Candidatus Methylomirabilota bacterium genome containing:
- a CDS encoding glycosyltransferase family 2 protein; the encoded protein is MDLSVIIVSFNSAGFIERCLASVETCLRGVNHEVCVVDNASSDGSARLVRERFPRVTVIANRVNLGFAAGVNRGLDATEGRYVLWLNPDAELLDAGAGDLVDYFERHPRVGILGPQLVDPSGGVQLSCRSFPSYRTALFHRHSLLTRWFPKNPGSREYLLSDWDHGTAREVDWVSGACLLHRRRLLDEIGPLDERFFMYCEDVDFCLRARQAGWSVQYHPGTRVLHHIGGSSRAEAFRMVVARHRSMWRYYAKHFRRHPLKDAAVAAAVWGRCALLVARAAWAGTRPPREAG
- a CDS encoding glycosyltransferase family 4 protein, producing the protein MTTVAPLAIAMVQRFLPSRSRGGVGHFTHGLANALMERDHSVTVFSQDPAPGGARYRVVQVGDRKRPAGSLGAPLLFPLQIARQDFSPFDILHAQGDDQLIPRSDTPPVVRTLHGSALAEAVHNGLKRGSATRFLMHLYFYAWERVAAARADVVVAVSADTRRHHPRVHRVVPNGVDLRRFAPRGDSRAANPAILFVGELSTRKRGVLLVKAFRATVRPAVPGAELWLVCPERVEGDGIRWHGAVDEDALARLYRQAWVFCLPSSYEGFGRPYVEALAAGTPVVATPNAGALEVLGHGRYGVIAEDHELGPALCAVLNDPARREVLSRRGLERAGIYAWERIAREYEEVYESALVERRRERPAPAAGRGMR
- a CDS encoding glycosyltransferase, encoding MIPVLYLQSTSEIGGSDVTLLRTVEALDRTRVEPHVVLPHDGPLVESFRKAGCGVHLLPAMRKLTRQQGIAYLGRYVAGYVPGALAISRLIRREGIALVHTNSIHNLYGFLAARWAGRPHIWHVREIVVQSRAVRWLEVRLVRRFSTRFVVVSDAVGEMFRGRDGRAPSHMIKLYDGVDLDSFHPRQRADNRIRRELGLGDTVPLLGIVTRLDPVKGVDVFLEAASLVRRAVPEARFLVCGGEIAGHEGYEASLRRRAETLGLAQAVLFSGWRYSPRDIPEVYGALDVSVQCPANPEPYGLANVEAMASGVPGVAAAAGGPLELCVQGETTLLVPPRDPRATAEAAIALLREPVRRAAMGAAGRRRAERLFDRRRCVRALEDLYATVVG